The genome window TTCGACCGGCCGGACGCGGGGACGCCGACCTGGGATCGGATACGGCGGTCATTGTGCCGCCGCTGTTCGACATCCAAGTCAATGGCTACGGCGGCGTCGACCTCCAGGATTCCACTCTGACCGCGGATAAGGTGTTGCGCTTGAATTCGTTGCTGGCCCAAACGGGCGTCGGGCATTGGGTACCTACACTCGTCACGGGGCCGCAAGAAGGTATCGAACATGGGTGCCGGGTGCTTGCGGAGGCCATGCGGAATCCGGCGCTCAAGGGGGCCATCCCGGGCATCCACATCGAAGGACCCTACATCTCGCCGGAGGACGGTCCGCGCGGCGCACACCGGCGCGAACACGTCCGCCCGCCCAGCTTGCGCGAGTTCGACCGGTGGATGAAAGCGGCGGATGGCAAGATCCTCTACATTACGATGTCGCCGGAATGGAAAGGCGCGGCGACCTTCATCAAGGGTGTGGCCAGCCGGGGCGTTGTCGTCTCTATCGGCCATCACAACGCGACTCCCGCGCAGATTGCGTGCGCCGTGGACGCCGGGGCCACCTTGTGCACGCACCTCGGGAACGGGATGGCTTCCCAGATGCACCGCCATCACAATCCGCTGTGGCCGCAACTTGCCGATGACCGCCTCAGCGCGTCGCTTATCGCCGATATGGAGCACCTGCCGGCAGAAATTCTGAAGACGTTTGTGCGCGTCAAAGGACCGGAACGCATCGTGCTCACATCCGACGTCGTCCACTTGGGAGGCATGAAACCGGGGCACTACGCCTTTGCCGGTAAAGAGGTCGAATTGAAGCCTTCCGGCCGGATATGTCTCAGCGGAACCGACCTGCTTGCGGGCAGTTCGTTGATGCTGCTTCAAGGTGTGTTGAACGCGGTGAAGCACGCGGAACTCACGCTG of Candidatus Hydrogenedentota bacterium contains these proteins:
- a CDS encoding amidohydrolase family protein, translated to MSLHRVRGKILGDRRPSDVSIERGRIVSIRPAGRGDADLGSDTAVIVPPLFDIQVNGYGGVDLQDSTLTADKVLRLNSLLAQTGVGHWVPTLVTGPQEGIEHGCRVLAEAMRNPALKGAIPGIHIEGPYISPEDGPRGAHRREHVRPPSLREFDRWMKAADGKILYITMSPEWKGAATFIKGVASRGVVVSIGHHNATPAQIACAVDAGATLCTHLGNGMASQMHRHHNPLWPQLADDRLSASLIADMEHLPAEILKTFVRVKGPERIVLTSDVVHLGGMKPGHYAFAGKEVELKPSGRICLSGTDLLAGSSLMLLQGVLNAVKHAELTLEQACACATTVPARLLQTSLRFPLPKPGAKARFTVFETDSKTGRVKKISTVGF